A single region of the Changchengzhania lutea genome encodes:
- the rpiB gene encoding ribose 5-phosphate isomerase B, with protein MTLSIGNDHAGTAYKFAIVAFLESKGYMVNNHGTDTDDSVDYPDFVHPVATEVKEKTADFGILICGSGNGVAMTANKHQDIRAGLCWNKEIVVLTRQHNNANILCIPARFTAIHQAIEMVDTFLNTPFEGGRHQNRIDKIPLSC; from the coding sequence ATGACACTATCTATTGGTAACGATCACGCAGGAACAGCTTATAAATTTGCTATTGTCGCATTTTTAGAATCGAAGGGTTACATGGTTAATAACCATGGCACAGACACAGATGACAGTGTGGATTACCCAGATTTTGTGCACCCTGTCGCTACAGAGGTTAAAGAAAAAACAGCAGACTTTGGTATTTTAATATGTGGTAGTGGCAATGGCGTAGCGATGACGGCAAATAAACACCAAGATATACGTGCAGGTTTATGTTGGAATAAAGAAATAGTGGTCTTGACCAGACAACATAATAACGCTAATATCTTATGCATTCCAGCTCGTTTTACAGCGATACATCAAGCTATAGAAATGGTTGATACCTTTCTAAATACACCATTTGAAGGTGGCCGCCATCAGAACAGAATCGATAAAATTCCATTGTCTTGTTAA
- a CDS encoding head GIN domain-containing protein produces the protein MKYSIVIFTMLSAMIVTSQNPIEKTIGEFNTLKVYDLIEVELVKSNDNKVIISGENSNDVLVNNKNGTLKIKMSLEEIFDGSKTKVTLHYTSLDVIDVNEGAKVYSDDKIKQFEIDLKAQEGGKIDVKLNVNYVNIKAVTGGIIKVEGKAKSQDISIQAGGVYKGAELKTDKTEVAIRAAGEAYVHASDLVDIKIRAGGDVFIYGNPDKVNESKVFGGRIKRME, from the coding sequence ATGAAATATTCAATAGTCATTTTTACCATGCTATCTGCAATGATAGTTACATCGCAAAATCCTATAGAAAAAACTATTGGAGAATTTAATACCCTTAAAGTTTACGATTTAATAGAAGTAGAACTTGTAAAATCCAATGATAATAAGGTTATTATTTCGGGTGAAAACAGTAATGATGTTTTAGTTAATAATAAAAATGGGACATTAAAAATCAAGATGAGTTTAGAAGAAATTTTTGATGGGAGTAAAACTAAGGTAACCCTTCACTATACGTCTTTAGATGTAATTGATGTTAATGAAGGAGCTAAGGTGTATTCAGATGATAAAATAAAACAGTTTGAGATCGATTTAAAAGCGCAAGAAGGCGGTAAAATAGATGTTAAACTAAATGTAAACTATGTAAATATAAAGGCTGTAACTGGAGGTATTATTAAAGTAGAAGGAAAAGCTAAAAGCCAAGATATTTCTATACAAGCTGGAGGGGTTTACAAAGGGGCTGAGCTTAAAACCGATAAAACAGAGGTTGCTATTCGGGCCGCTGGAGAAGCCTATGTTCATGCTTCTGATTTGGTAGATATTAAAATACGAGCTGGAGGCGATGTGTTCATTTACGGAAATCCAGATAAGGTAAATGAAAGTAAAGTGTTTGGTGGTCGAATTAAAAGGATGGAATAA
- a CDS encoding S41 family peptidase — MKHFINKKILIPALVGIVFITGTAFKNDFFEIAKQIEIFTTLFKEINMNYVDETNPGDLMDTAIKSMLNDLDPYTSFLNEQDVEAARINNTGDYIGIGARVKTLKDRLIILEPYKDYPADKAGLKAGDEIIQVGTTVVETYKDNAGDLLKGSPGTSVEVTYRRQGKTQTAVINRAEVEIKAVPHFSMINDKTGYIVLSRFNNKASYETNYALRDLKAQGAKNIILDLRGNPGGLLNEAIRIVNLFVPKGQLVVTTKSKVKQYNRTYYTQNEPIDTEIPLVILIDGGSASASEIVSGALQDLDRAVIVGSRSFGKGLVQRPKQLTYGTQVKITISRYYTPSGRSIQALDYWNRNEKGEAVRVKQENYNEYKTKNGRLVFDGGGVFPDVIFPASKNASITNAIVNNNLIFDFATNYYYTNNIDNIDSFQLTDTDFSDFKTYLKTNNFSFETNTEKALYKAFEAARLESLDDNIEKDYMALISNLNTSKTAIIDENKAFLLEQLTEEIVKRYVYREGLYDYYKINDSRIKKATEILDDPGTYLGYLR, encoded by the coding sequence ATGAAGCACTTTATAAATAAGAAAATCCTAATTCCCGCTTTGGTAGGTATCGTGTTTATTACAGGAACAGCCTTTAAAAATGATTTTTTCGAGATCGCGAAGCAAATAGAAATATTTACCACGCTTTTTAAAGAAATCAACATGAACTATGTAGATGAAACGAATCCCGGGGATTTGATGGATACTGCTATTAAAAGCATGCTCAACGACTTGGATCCCTATACCAGTTTTTTAAATGAACAGGATGTTGAAGCCGCACGCATTAACAACACCGGCGATTATATTGGTATTGGTGCCAGAGTAAAAACTTTAAAGGATAGGTTGATTATTCTAGAGCCTTACAAAGACTATCCTGCTGATAAGGCTGGATTAAAAGCGGGTGATGAAATTATACAAGTGGGTACCACGGTTGTAGAAACCTATAAAGATAATGCGGGCGATTTATTAAAAGGCTCTCCGGGAACCTCTGTAGAAGTTACCTACCGCAGGCAAGGAAAAACGCAAACGGCCGTTATTAACCGAGCGGAAGTTGAAATTAAAGCGGTGCCCCATTTTTCAATGATAAATGACAAAACGGGGTATATTGTATTAAGCCGGTTTAATAATAAAGCCTCATATGAAACCAATTACGCCTTAAGGGATTTAAAAGCCCAGGGTGCTAAAAATATCATTTTGGATTTACGTGGAAATCCTGGTGGTTTGTTAAATGAAGCTATTAGAATCGTGAATCTTTTTGTACCAAAAGGCCAACTTGTGGTCACCACAAAATCAAAAGTCAAACAATATAACAGAACCTATTATACCCAAAACGAACCTATTGATACCGAAATTCCCTTAGTGATATTAATTGATGGCGGAAGTGCCTCTGCAAGCGAGATTGTTTCTGGAGCCTTGCAGGATTTAGATCGGGCGGTGATTGTGGGTTCAAGAAGTTTTGGAAAAGGCCTAGTGCAGCGCCCAAAGCAATTAACTTATGGCACTCAAGTGAAAATTACCATTTCTAGATATTACACGCCGTCTGGTAGAAGTATTCAAGCCTTGGATTATTGGAATAGAAATGAAAAAGGAGAAGCAGTTCGGGTAAAGCAGGAGAATTACAATGAATATAAAACTAAAAACGGACGCTTGGTGTTTGATGGTGGTGGCGTATTTCCAGATGTTATTTTCCCAGCTTCTAAAAATGCATCCATTACCAATGCGATTGTGAATAATAATCTGATTTTTGATTTTGCCACTAATTATTATTATACGAATAACATAGACAATATAGATAGCTTCCAACTTACAGATACTGACTTTTCTGATTTCAAAACCTATTTAAAAACAAATAATTTCTCATTTGAAACCAATACCGAAAAAGCACTCTATAAGGCCTTTGAAGCTGCACGACTAGAGTCTTTAGATGATAATATTGAAAAGGATTATATGGCATTGATTTCCAATCTTAATACATCTAAAACAGCTATTATTGATGAAAACAAAGCGTTTTTATTAGAGCAATTAACTGAAGAAATTGTAAAACGCTATGTCTATAGAGAGGGTCTTTATGACTATTATAAAATTAACGATTCAAGAATTAAAAAGGCTACAGAAATTCTAGATGATCCTGGGACCTATTTAGGCTATTTAAGGTAG
- the rnr gene encoding ribonuclease R, with translation MTRKKKTKSKKGISDLTNTILSILKKERNQTFNYKQIASKLGVNDASSRNQIIKKLRDLQGKKEIEEVERGKFKAVVNTDYHTGILDMSAKGSGYIISDDFDDDVFIASNNINKSLNGDEVEFYVYKRRNRGKLEGEITQVIKRERSEYVGVIQLHNNYAFVVPDSNKMYKDIFVPINKTLKAEDGDKVLVRLEEWPEKADSPNGKVIQVLGKPGDHNTEIHAILAEYGLPHEFPHDVEEFANKLDTSITKEEIAKRRDMRNDLTFTIDPKDAKDFDDALSFKIIENGLYEIGIHIADVSHYLQEGTVLDDEAYERATSVYLVDRVVPMLPEVLSNNACSLRPNEEKYTFSAVFQMNDKSEIKNQWFGRTVTYSDARFAYEEAQAIIESGSNAIPKEVSLTGNAYKTKQHIADAILKMDALAKIMRNRRMRDGAISFDKVEVKFNLDAQSNPVGVFFKTSKDANKFIEEFMLLANRKVAEFIGKQSPKKTFIYRVHDEPDESKLESLQNVVSRFGYKLNFKDRKSVASTLNNLLKEVHGKKEQNLVDTLTIRTMSKAEYTTKNIGHYGLAFDYYSHFTSPIRRYPDVMAHRLLQQYLDDGKSANEAVYEDKCQHSSNMEYLATKAERDSIKYMQIRFMEDHKDENFLGVISGVTDWGIYIEIIENKCEGMVSVRDMKDDHYQFDQDHYALIGKNSKTMYQLGDEVIVKVKNTDLVKKHLDFKLIGKPEN, from the coding sequence ATGACAAGAAAGAAAAAAACGAAATCCAAAAAAGGGATTTCAGACCTTACCAATACCATCTTAAGTATTTTAAAAAAAGAAAGAAACCAAACCTTTAATTATAAACAAATAGCTTCCAAACTTGGTGTTAACGACGCTAGTAGCCGAAATCAAATTATAAAAAAATTACGCGATTTACAAGGTAAAAAGGAAATAGAAGAGGTAGAACGTGGCAAATTTAAAGCGGTTGTTAATACCGATTACCATACCGGAATTTTAGATATGTCTGCCAAAGGCTCTGGCTACATTATATCTGATGATTTTGATGATGATGTATTTATTGCTTCAAACAACATTAACAAATCTTTAAACGGCGATGAAGTTGAATTTTATGTTTATAAACGTCGTAATCGAGGCAAGTTAGAAGGCGAAATTACCCAAGTTATAAAACGTGAAAGAAGTGAATATGTTGGTGTTATCCAATTGCATAATAACTATGCCTTTGTAGTACCGGACAGTAATAAAATGTATAAGGATATTTTTGTACCCATTAATAAAACCCTTAAAGCTGAAGATGGTGATAAAGTATTAGTTCGTCTTGAAGAATGGCCAGAGAAAGCCGATTCTCCAAACGGAAAGGTCATTCAGGTTTTAGGTAAACCAGGCGATCACAATACAGAAATTCATGCGATTCTTGCCGAATATGGCTTACCACACGAATTCCCACACGACGTTGAAGAATTTGCCAATAAATTGGACACCTCAATTACCAAGGAAGAAATAGCGAAACGACGTGATATGCGTAACGACTTAACCTTCACTATAGATCCTAAAGATGCTAAAGATTTTGATGATGCCTTATCATTTAAAATTATAGAAAATGGGTTATATGAAATAGGTATTCATATCGCAGATGTGTCGCACTATTTACAAGAAGGTACCGTGTTGGATGACGAAGCTTACGAGCGTGCTACCTCGGTATATTTGGTAGACCGTGTGGTACCTATGTTACCAGAAGTATTATCTAATAATGCGTGTTCGTTGAGACCAAATGAAGAGAAATATACATTTTCGGCAGTGTTTCAAATGAATGATAAATCGGAAATTAAAAATCAATGGTTTGGTAGAACTGTCACCTATTCTGATGCTCGATTTGCTTACGAGGAAGCTCAAGCTATTATTGAGAGTGGTAGTAATGCTATTCCTAAAGAAGTATCATTAACTGGAAACGCTTATAAAACAAAACAACATATTGCAGATGCTATTTTAAAAATGGATGCCTTAGCTAAAATTATGCGTAACAGACGTATGAGAGATGGCGCTATTTCTTTTGATAAAGTAGAGGTGAAATTTAATTTAGATGCCCAATCTAATCCTGTAGGTGTCTTTTTTAAAACCAGTAAAGATGCGAATAAGTTTATAGAAGAGTTTATGCTATTAGCTAACAGAAAAGTAGCCGAATTTATAGGGAAACAAAGTCCGAAGAAAACCTTTATTTATCGGGTTCATGATGAGCCGGATGAAAGTAAATTGGAATCACTTCAAAACGTAGTAAGTCGTTTCGGTTATAAATTAAATTTTAAGGATCGAAAATCTGTAGCATCAACACTTAATAATTTATTAAAGGAAGTGCACGGTAAAAAAGAACAGAATTTGGTTGATACGTTGACGATACGTACCATGAGCAAAGCCGAATATACCACGAAGAATATTGGACATTATGGTTTGGCTTTTGATTATTACAGTCACTTTACCTCGCCCATTCGTCGTTACCCTGATGTCATGGCACATCGTTTATTACAGCAGTATTTAGATGACGGTAAGTCGGCTAACGAAGCGGTTTACGAAGATAAATGCCAACACTCCAGTAATATGGAATATTTAGCAACCAAAGCAGAACGTGATTCTATTAAATACATGCAAATTCGCTTTATGGAAGACCATAAAGATGAAAACTTTTTAGGCGTTATTTCTGGTGTGACAGATTGGGGGATATATATAGAAATTATTGAGAATAAATGCGAAGGGATGGTGAGTGTTCGGGATATGAAAGATGACCACTATCAGTTTGATCAAGATCATTATGCGCTAATTGGTAAAAATTCTAAAACCATGTACCAATTGGGTGATGAAGTTATTGTGAAAGTTAAAAATACAGATTTAGTAAAAAAGCATCTTGATTTTAAACTTATAGGTAAACCTGAAAACTAA
- a CDS encoding T9SS type B sorting domain-containing protein, which translates to MWATRTLYWFTFFVLIGFIGSSQNTYVPDDNFEQALIEFGFDTPPLDDFVPTINISSIKNLDVAERDISDLTGIEDFTSLLILDCSVNTLTSLNISGNKNLTELYVYNNQITAIDVTPHPNLKILWCFSNSLSSLNVTKNTNLISLVCWDNNLTRLDVSNNTGLNVLVCEQNQLTMLDVSKNTTLNRFQCGNNLLSNLDISNNSNLTVLGAGMNNLSVIDVSQNKNLDNLNVSFNLLNSLDISQNKGLTVLDCSNNLLCNLNVKNGNNTNITSLDFTGNSDLNCVVVDNSSDSKSNWQPAAFSNYVTSASDCNALVEVDFLENVVTKTTYTLPNLTNGNYFTQSGGGGSPLNAGDIISTSQTIYIYNETTCNSNESNFNVIITDEDYIIPKYFTPNNDGSNDTWFVQDLANAVKSVSIFNSYGKLLKYLPAHALGWNGTVNGQPMPTNDYWYMITLNSGETLKGHFTLKR; encoded by the coding sequence ATGTGGGCGACTAGAACCCTTTATTGGTTCACTTTTTTTGTGCTAATAGGTTTTATTGGTTCATCTCAAAACACATATGTTCCTGACGATAATTTTGAACAAGCTTTAATTGAATTTGGTTTTGACACACCGCCTTTAGATGATTTTGTCCCAACGATCAATATCAGCAGTATTAAAAATTTAGATGTCGCAGAAAGGGATATTTCAGACCTTACGGGAATTGAAGATTTCACCTCTTTGCTAATTCTTGATTGTTCGGTAAATACACTCACTTCCCTAAATATTTCTGGCAATAAAAACTTAACCGAATTATATGTTTACAATAATCAAATCACAGCTATTGATGTTACCCCGCATCCTAACTTAAAAATTTTATGGTGTTTTAGTAACAGCTTATCAAGCCTTAATGTGACGAAAAACACAAACCTGATTTCATTGGTTTGTTGGGATAATAATTTGACACGTTTAGATGTTTCAAATAATACAGGGTTGAATGTCTTGGTATGTGAGCAAAATCAATTAACAATGCTTGATGTTTCAAAGAATACGACTTTAAATAGATTTCAATGCGGAAATAATTTGCTGTCTAATTTAGATATATCAAATAATTCAAACCTGACGGTTTTAGGTGCCGGTATGAACAACTTGTCAGTTATCGATGTATCACAAAACAAAAATTTAGACAACCTTAATGTGTCGTTTAATCTACTTAATAGTTTAGATATTTCTCAAAATAAGGGCTTAACAGTGTTGGACTGTAGTAATAATTTGCTTTGTAATTTAAATGTGAAAAATGGCAACAACACGAATATCACTTCTTTAGACTTCACAGGAAATTCGGATTTAAACTGTGTCGTAGTCGATAACAGTTCTGATTCTAAAAGTAATTGGCAGCCCGCAGCGTTTAGTAATTATGTTACCTCTGCGTCTGATTGCAATGCACTTGTTGAGGTAGACTTTTTGGAAAATGTAGTTACAAAAACGACTTATACGCTACCCAACCTCACTAATGGCAATTACTTTACACAATCTGGAGGAGGTGGCAGTCCTTTAAATGCAGGCGACATTATTTCGACCTCGCAAACCATTTATATCTATAACGAAACCACCTGCAACAGCAATGAAAGCAATTTTAATGTGATAATAACTGATGAAGATTATATTATCCCGAAGTACTTTACACCAAACAACGACGGCAGCAATGATACTTGGTTTGTACAAGATCTTGCGAATGCTGTAAAAAGTGTTTCTATTTTTAATAGTTATGGGAAGCTTTTAAAATACTTACCGGCTCATGCACTAGGTTGGAACGGCACTGTAAATGGACAACCTATGCCAACAAATGATTATTGGTACATGATTACTTTAAATTCTGGAGAAACACTAAAAGGGCATTTTACTTTAAAACGATAA
- the rnpA gene encoding ribonuclease P protein component, which produces MKFTFNKNEKLKSTKLIDQLFIEGQSVSVYPLRMVYLPTTFDSEVLFKTGVSVSKRNFKSAVDRNYIKRLLREAYRLNKPLFFNNITTPYAFMILYIGKDKPTFVQVEMKMKQLFKKILDKVSE; this is translated from the coding sequence TTGAAATTTACCTTCAATAAAAACGAAAAACTTAAAAGCACCAAACTGATAGACCAGCTGTTTATTGAAGGGCAATCGGTTTCTGTATATCCCTTACGTATGGTATATTTACCAACCACCTTTGATAGTGAAGTCTTATTTAAAACCGGTGTTTCTGTAAGCAAGCGCAATTTTAAGAGTGCCGTAGATAGAAACTACATAAAACGTTTACTTAGAGAAGCTTACCGATTAAATAAACCCCTTTTTTTTAACAACATTACAACACCTTATGCGTTTATGATTTTGTACATTGGCAAAGACAAACCCACCTTTGTACAGGTTGAAATGAAGATGAAACAGCTATTTAAAAAAATTTTAGATAAGGTTTCCGAATAA
- a CDS encoding DUF4349 domain-containing protein → MRYLLSLFLLIIPLACSTNSNNPQSDSEAYDYTVGEAQEKDASTINGLISSPSETIEQKIIKESFLRFETQDLENTYKHIKRIIIQNNGFIQDDRSNKSYNTITRHLIIRIPTTNFQTTVDSISHHVAYFDTKRTSSKDVTEEFIDIEVRLKAKQTLEKRYLELLSKANNVKEILEIEKELSNIREAIEAKQGRLKYLQNKVSLSTLDIEFYKRSAESGVTVSYGVKMWNAVKSGFNGLSIFFLGLLHIWPFIIILILLFFIIKRWLKKRHKK, encoded by the coding sequence ATGAGATATCTTTTATCGCTTTTTTTATTAATCATCCCTTTGGCATGTTCCACAAATTCAAACAATCCTCAAAGTGATTCTGAAGCTTATGATTATACTGTTGGAGAGGCTCAAGAAAAAGATGCTTCAACAATAAACGGTTTAATTTCAAGTCCATCTGAAACTATTGAGCAAAAAATTATAAAAGAATCGTTTCTGCGATTTGAAACCCAGGATTTAGAAAACACGTATAAACATATAAAGCGTATCATTATTCAAAATAATGGTTTCATCCAAGACGACCGTTCGAACAAATCTTATAATACCATAACTAGGCATCTCATTATAAGAATACCGACCACTAATTTTCAAACTACTGTTGATTCTATTAGTCATCATGTGGCTTATTTTGACACAAAGCGGACGTCTTCAAAAGATGTTACAGAGGAATTTATTGATATAGAAGTGCGATTAAAAGCAAAGCAAACCTTAGAAAAACGCTATCTGGAGTTACTTTCAAAAGCAAATAATGTTAAAGAAATCCTTGAAATAGAAAAAGAATTATCCAACATAAGGGAAGCTATAGAAGCAAAGCAAGGACGCTTAAAATATCTTCAAAATAAGGTATCATTAAGCACCTTGGATATTGAATTTTATAAACGGTCTGCTGAAAGTGGTGTGACTGTTTCGTATGGAGTAAAAATGTGGAATGCCGTAAAATCTGGGTTTAATGGTTTGTCTATATTTTTCCTAGGTTTATTACACATTTGGCCTTTTATAATTATACTAATCCTTTTGTTTTTTATTATTAAACGCTGGCTAAAAAAAAGACATAAAAAATGA
- a CDS encoding cation diffusion facilitator family transporter has product MGHDHSHTHSHTELKGRNLLISILLNIIITAAQVVGGLVSGSLSLLSDALHNFSDVISLIISYIANALTKKEASLQKTFGYKRAEILAAFINAATLIIIAVLLIVEAVDRFQNPQEIESNLVIWLSIVAILGNGFSVLLLKKDSKTNMNMKSAYLHLITDMMASVAVLIGGLLMKFYELYWVDSVLTFAIALYLVMMGYDLLKDSFKVLMLFTPETIKIQEIVDDVQQIETIKNVHHVHIWQLNEIEIHFEAHVDFTEDITLTQFDMVLHKIEDLVFHKYGINHVNIQPEFGKNDVKDVIVQD; this is encoded by the coding sequence ATGGGTCATGATCATTCTCATACACACTCGCATACAGAATTAAAAGGGCGCAATCTTTTAATATCCATTTTACTCAATATCATCATTACAGCTGCTCAAGTGGTAGGTGGATTGGTATCAGGAAGTTTATCATTACTAAGTGATGCCCTACATAATTTTAGTGATGTTATTTCATTAATTATTAGTTATATAGCCAATGCACTCACCAAGAAAGAGGCCTCATTACAAAAAACATTTGGTTATAAACGGGCTGAAATTTTGGCGGCTTTTATTAATGCAGCGACTTTAATAATTATAGCTGTGTTATTGATAGTTGAAGCTGTTGATCGTTTTCAAAACCCGCAAGAAATAGAATCCAATCTGGTTATTTGGTTATCTATTGTCGCAATATTAGGAAATGGATTCAGTGTACTCTTATTAAAAAAAGATTCCAAAACCAATATGAACATGAAAAGCGCCTACCTGCATTTAATTACAGATATGATGGCTAGTGTTGCGGTTTTAATTGGTGGATTATTAATGAAGTTTTACGAACTGTATTGGGTAGATAGTGTTTTAACTTTTGCTATTGCCTTATATTTAGTCATGATGGGTTATGATTTGTTAAAAGATTCGTTTAAAGTTTTAATGCTGTTTACTCCAGAAACTATTAAAATACAAGAAATAGTGGATGATGTGCAGCAGATTGAAACCATTAAAAACGTGCATCATGTACATATTTGGCAACTTAATGAGATAGAAATTCATTTTGAAGCCCATGTAGATTTTACAGAAGATATCACTTTAACACAATTTGATATGGTGTTACATAAAATAGAAGATTTGGTATTCCATAAGTATGGCATCAATCATGTGAACATTCAACCAGAATTTGGTAAAAATGACGTGAAGGATGTGATTGTCCAGGACTAG
- a CDS encoding GNAT family N-acetyltransferase yields MITKVKSFEELTKLELYGLLQLRSEVFVVEQDCVYQDVDGKDEKALHVLGIKDGKIIAYTRLFKPGDYFKESSIGRVVVARNERQYDYGKRIMEASIKAIEDHFNTTRIKISAQCYLQKFYSNLGFVSVGEDYLEDDIPHIAMIKN; encoded by the coding sequence TTGATTACTAAAGTAAAATCATTTGAAGAATTAACCAAACTTGAATTGTATGGTTTATTACAATTACGAAGCGAGGTTTTTGTTGTAGAGCAAGATTGTGTTTATCAAGATGTAGATGGAAAAGACGAGAAAGCATTACATGTTCTTGGTATTAAAGACGGTAAAATTATTGCTTATACACGTCTATTTAAACCAGGCGATTATTTTAAAGAATCGAGCATAGGTAGAGTGGTTGTCGCTAGAAATGAGCGGCAGTATGATTACGGAAAACGTATTATGGAAGCCTCTATTAAAGCCATTGAAGATCATTTTAACACCACGCGCATTAAAATTTCAGCGCAATGTTATTTACAAAAATTCTATAGCAATCTTGGATTTGTAAGTGTTGGAGAAGACTATCTTGAAGATGATATTCCCCATATTGCTATGATTAAAAACTAA
- a CDS encoding OmpA family protein — protein sequence MTLFCYPTMNKLVASILLLLTCALAFTQNDLTHEVYFDTDKYDVPSTEENRLLLFISNLSDMAIESISIYGFCDDRGADSYNMKLSQQRADAIKSVFSSNEISESLITNVDGKGEILLEIVNEKNLLKIRGLNRKVKIIVKPKPPTPKEEQVVADKPVSKTVPEKIRGELNVGDKIVFENILFKTGYSTIVPKSKKVLESIAKSLVERDDIYFTIQGHVCCTQFSRDAVDRKTKKRNLSEARAKKIYDYFAKKGVSKKRMRYMGMRRKFPLGGDPQFDRRVEILITYVGD from the coding sequence ATGACCTTATTCTGCTACCCTACTATGAATAAACTGGTTGCTTCCATATTGCTTTTACTTACTTGTGCACTTGCTTTTACTCAAAACGATCTCACCCATGAAGTTTATTTTGATACCGATAAGTATGACGTTCCGTCGACTGAAGAAAACCGCTTGCTTTTATTTATTTCCAATTTATCGGATATGGCTATTGAGTCGATCTCTATCTATGGTTTTTGTGATGATCGCGGGGCAGACTCGTATAATATGAAACTTTCCCAACAGCGTGCTGATGCTATAAAAAGTGTTTTTTCAAGTAATGAGATTAGCGAATCGCTAATTACAAATGTGGACGGGAAGGGCGAAATTTTACTAGAAATAGTTAACGAAAAAAATTTACTTAAAATAAGAGGCTTAAACAGAAAAGTCAAAATTATAGTAAAACCAAAACCACCAACACCTAAAGAAGAACAGGTTGTTGCTGATAAACCCGTTAGTAAAACGGTGCCTGAAAAAATAAGAGGCGAGCTTAACGTTGGTGATAAAATTGTATTTGAAAACATTTTATTTAAAACAGGGTATAGCACGATTGTGCCTAAATCAAAGAAAGTATTGGAATCTATTGCTAAATCCCTTGTGGAACGCGATGATATTTATTTTACCATTCAGGGCCATGTCTGTTGTACACAGTTTAGCAGGGATGCAGTAGATAGAAAAACGAAAAAAAGAAACCTCTCTGAAGCTCGGGCAAAAAAAATTTACGATTACTTTGCTAAAAAAGGGGTAAGCAAAAAACGTATGCGTTATATGGGCATGCGCCGTAAATTCCCTTTGGGAGGTGACCCACAATTTGATAGACGTGTCGAAATTTTGATTACCTATGTGGGCGACTAG